A part of Vicia villosa cultivar HV-30 ecotype Madison, WI unplaced genomic scaffold, Vvil1.0 ctg.003998F_1_1, whole genome shotgun sequence genomic DNA contains:
- the LOC131641722 gene encoding 3-ketoacyl-CoA synthase 5-like has product MEATSKQNHACVINKDTHFTLISNYLLSRCTHFHFLLLYFLLLLCFLLKKMFSNPSPIYLIDFSCLKPPSSCRIPSSKFLENASLSESYLDNETITFMKKILHSSGQSEETSLPPSLHYIPPKTHHIESIKEVHMVLFPIMDDLLAKTNLSPFDINILIFNCGGFCPSPSLTSMIINKYSMRNDIKTYNVSGMGCSASALCIDLAHNLLRVNENSNAIVLSAESLSNDWYKGKERSKLLLNCLFRMGSAAILLSNKKEASETAKYKLIRTLRSQRAFDDKAYFSATKEEDSDGKLGFTLNRDIPQVAGEALVSNISILSSQMLPIYEKFWCFVSVKREKFIKSDIKRVIHHFCLPYGGALREVGKRLNLDEREIEAALMTLHRFGNQYSSSLWYQLCYLEGKERVHKGEQVLVVGVGSGTKCCSVVLKCIRPIFGEAHKGPWSDCIHQYPID; this is encoded by the coding sequence ATGGAAGCTACTTCCAAGCAAAACCATGCCTGTGTAATCAACAAAGACACTCACTTCACTCTCATATCAAACTATCTCCTTTCAAGATGCACTCACTTCCATTTTCTTCTCCTATATTTTCTCCTCCTACTTTGTTTCCTTCTAAAAAAAATGTTCTCAAACCCCTCTCCAATTTACCTTATTGATTTCTCATGTCTTAAACCACCAAGCTCTTGTAGGATACCTTCCTCAAAATTTCTCGAAAACGCTTCTTTGTCTGAATCATATCTTGATAATGAAACCATAACTTTCATGAAAAAAATCCTTCATTCCTCAGGCCAAAGTGAAGAGACTTCTCTCCCTCCTTCCTTACACTACATTCCACCAAAAACTCATCATATTGAATCCATCAAAGAGGTTCACATGGTTCTTTTCCCTATCATGGATGATCTTTTAGCAAAAACCAACCTTTCGCCTTTTGATATAAACATACTTATCTTCAACTGCGGCGGATTTTGTCCCTCGCCTTCTTTAACATCTATGATCATTAACAAATATTCTATGAGAAATGACATTAAAACCTATAATGTCTCTGGTATGGGATGTAGTGCTAGTGCCCTTTGTATTGATTTGGCTCACAATCTTCTTAGAGTGAACGAAAACTCCAACGCTATTGTTCTAAGCGCGGAGAGTTTGTCGAATGATTGGTATAAAGGTAAAGAAAGATCCAAGTTGCTTCTGAACTGTCTCTTTAGGATGGGAAGTGCAGCAATTCTTCTCTCAAACAAAAAAGAAGCAAGTGAAACTGCAAAATACAAGCTAATTAGGACACTTAGATCACAGAGAGCCTTTGATGATAAGGCTTATTTTTCCGCTACAAAGGAAGAAGATTCAGACGGAAAACTCGGGTTTACACTTAATAGAGACATACCTCAGGTAGCTGGTGAAGCACTTGTTTCAAATATTTCCATTTTGAGTTCTCAAATGTTGCCAATTTATGAGAAATTTTGGTGTTTTGTTTCTGTGAAGAGAGAGAAGTTTATAAAATCTGATATAAAGAGAGTGATACATCATTTCTGTTTACCTTATGGAGGAGCTTTAAGAGAAGTAGGGAAAAGGTTGAATCTTGATGAGAGAGAGATTGAAGCTGCTTTGATGACACTGCATAGATTTGGAAACCAATATTCTTCATCATTGTGGTATCAACTTTGTTACTTGGAAGGCAAGGAAAGAGTGCATAAAGGGGAACAGGTTTTGGTAGTTGGAGTTGGAAGTGGGACTAAGTGTTGCAGTGTGGTTTTGAAGTGTATTAGGCCAATATTTGGAGAGGCTCATAAGGGACCATGGTCTGATTGCATCCATCAGTACCCTATAGATTAG